In the Muricauda sp. MAR_2010_75 genome, one interval contains:
- a CDS encoding acyl-CoA dehydrogenase family protein → MKPDLFEAPDYYNLDDLLSEEHKLVRDAARQWVKRDISPIIEEYAQKAEFPKQIIGGLAEIGAFGPYIPEEYGGAGLDQISYGLIMQEIERGDSGVRSTASVQSSLVMYPIFAYGTEEQRKKYLPKLATGEWMGCFGLTEPNHGSNPGGMETKFKDMGDHYVLNGAKLWISNSPFADVAVVWAKNEEGRIHGLIVERGMEGFSTPETHNKWSLRASATGELIFDNVKVPKENLLPGKSGLGAPLGCLDSARYGIAWGAIGAAMDCYDTALRYAKERIQFGKPIAAYQLQQKKLAEMITEITKAQLLAFRLGQLKNEGKATTAQISMAKRNNVDMALKIAREARQVLGGMGITGEYSIMRHMMNLESVITYEGTHDIHLLITGADITGIPAFK, encoded by the coding sequence ATGAAGCCCGATTTATTTGAAGCCCCAGATTACTACAATCTAGATGATCTTCTTTCCGAGGAACATAAACTGGTACGCGATGCTGCCCGCCAATGGGTAAAGCGAGATATTTCACCCATTATCGAAGAATATGCCCAAAAGGCAGAATTCCCTAAACAAATCATTGGTGGTTTGGCCGAAATCGGTGCTTTTGGCCCCTACATTCCTGAAGAGTATGGTGGTGCAGGCTTGGATCAAATCAGCTATGGATTGATCATGCAAGAAATTGAACGTGGTGATAGTGGTGTTCGTTCCACAGCGTCTGTGCAATCTTCTTTGGTGATGTATCCCATTTTTGCTTATGGAACAGAGGAGCAGCGGAAAAAATACCTGCCCAAACTCGCCACAGGAGAATGGATGGGCTGTTTTGGATTGACAGAGCCCAATCATGGTTCCAATCCCGGAGGCATGGAAACCAAGTTCAAGGATATGGGAGACCATTATGTTCTAAATGGCGCCAAACTTTGGATTTCCAATTCACCTTTTGCCGATGTAGCAGTAGTATGGGCCAAAAATGAAGAAGGTCGAATCCATGGACTTATTGTGGAACGGGGTATGGAAGGATTTTCCACTCCCGAGACCCATAACAAATGGTCGTTGCGTGCTTCGGCCACGGGAGAATTGATTTTTGACAATGTAAAAGTTCCAAAAGAAAACCTACTGCCCGGTAAAAGTGGACTGGGTGCACCATTGGGTTGTTTAGATTCCGCTCGATATGGGATTGCATGGGGCGCAATAGGTGCGGCCATGGATTGTTATGATACCGCACTTCGATATGCCAAAGAAAGGATTCAGTTTGGAAAACCCATTGCAGCCTATCAATTGCAACAAAAGAAGTTGGCCGAAATGATTACCGAAATCACCAAGGCACAGTTGTTGGCTTTCCGATTGGGACAGTTAAAGAATGAGGGCAAAGCCACTACAGCGCAGATTTCCATGGCCAAACGGAATAATGTGGATATGGCTTTGAAAATTGCTCGCGAAGCACGACAAGTCTTGGGAGGTATGGGCATTACCGGGGAATACAGCATTATGAGGCACATGATGAACTTGGAAAGTGTGATCACTTACGAAGGCACCCACGATATCCATCTGTTGATTACTGGTGCAGATATTACGGGTATTCCAGCGTTTAAATAG
- the dinB gene encoding DNA polymerase IV, with protein sequence MEKTILHLDLDTFYVSVERIINTELKNKPLLVGGTSDRGVVAACSYETRGFGVHSGMPMKMAKELCPEAVVIRGNAGTYSKYSDVVTEIIKEHVPVFEKSSIDEFYADLSGMDRFFGCYKYATEMRQKIIRETGLPISFGLSVNKVVSKVATNEAKPNNQLKIDFGLEKPFLAPLSIKKIPMVGDKTYQTLRNLGIRRIKTIQDMPMDIMQRVLGVNGQVIWKRANGIDNTPVIPFHDRKSISTERTFDRDTIDVIKLKGILLAMTENLAYQLRRGDKLTACIAVKIRYSDFNTYSKQLRIPYTSADHVLIPKILDLFNSLYNKRMLVRLIGIRFSHLVSGNYQINLFEDTEETLNLYHAMDHVRNRFGARSVLRASAMGAKTIGSMHNPFDGQPPVVLAHRKQ encoded by the coding sequence ATGGAAAAGACGATTTTGCATTTGGACTTGGATACATTTTATGTATCTGTGGAGCGCATCATCAATACAGAGCTTAAGAACAAGCCCTTATTGGTGGGCGGCACAAGCGACCGTGGTGTGGTGGCCGCTTGTAGCTACGAGACCCGTGGATTTGGCGTTCATTCGGGCATGCCCATGAAAATGGCCAAGGAACTCTGTCCAGAAGCCGTAGTCATCCGCGGCAATGCGGGCACTTACAGCAAGTATTCGGATGTGGTCACGGAAATCATCAAGGAACATGTGCCCGTTTTCGAAAAATCGAGCATTGATGAGTTTTACGCCGATCTATCGGGCATGGACCGCTTTTTTGGCTGTTACAAATACGCCACGGAAATGCGCCAAAAGATCATTCGGGAAACGGGACTGCCCATTTCGTTCGGGCTATCGGTGAACAAAGTGGTTTCCAAAGTGGCTACCAACGAGGCCAAGCCCAACAATCAACTTAAAATCGATTTTGGGCTGGAAAAGCCTTTTTTGGCCCCATTGTCTATTAAAAAGATTCCTATGGTGGGCGATAAAACCTATCAAACCCTTAGAAATTTAGGGATACGGCGGATAAAGACCATCCAAGACATGCCCATGGACATTATGCAACGGGTTTTGGGGGTAAACGGCCAAGTCATCTGGAAAAGGGCCAACGGTATTGATAACACCCCCGTTATTCCCTTCCATGACCGAAAGTCCATTTCCACCGAACGAACTTTTGACCGTGACACCATCGATGTCATCAAATTGAAGGGCATCTTGCTGGCCATGACCGAGAACTTGGCCTACCAATTGCGCCGTGGCGATAAGTTGACGGCCTGCATTGCTGTAAAAATTCGGTATTCCGATTTTAACACCTATTCCAAGCAGCTTCGTATTCCGTATACGAGTGCCGACCATGTACTCATTCCAAAGATTTTGGATTTGTTCAACAGTCTGTACAATAAACGGATGTTGGTGCGACTCATCGGGATTCGATTCAGTCATCTGGTCTCGGGCAATTACCAAATCAACCTTTTTGAGGATACGGAAGAGACCTTGAACCTCTACCATGCCATGGATCATGTGCGCAACCGATTTGGTGCTCGGAGTGTGCTGCGTGCCTCCGCCATGGGTGCCAAGACCATTGGGAGCATGCACAACCCTTTTGATGGTCAACCACCAGTAGTTTTGGCGCATCGGAAACAGTGA
- a CDS encoding FdhF/YdeP family oxidoreductase translates to MENKIKRNISLTGNIKFTGLRLKEPMQTSAGLLGIKEALRHSFKEMGIARSMRSLLEMNQEDGFRCPSCAWPVPEHPSKIAEYCENGAKALADEATTEHIGADFFATHSVEELSQLSDYELNKLGRVVEPLVLKPNSIHYESISWQDAFELISDELHKLKDPNEAIFYTSGRSSNEAAFLYGMFVRAFGTNNMPDCSNMCHESSGVALSETLGIGKGSVKLDDLYGAEVVLVVGQNPGTNHPRMLSALEKCKKNGGKVISINPLAETGMVRFKNPQSVSDMLGSGQAIADIHLPVKINEDIALAKLIVKKLVALNAKNSNILDHEFIVEFVDGYDDLLKDLERYDMESLQRRTGVSMRKIDKTVQLLAENSKIVICWAMGITQHKNAVECIKEYVNILLLKGAVGKPFAGTCPVRGHSNVQGDRSVGIMHYVNKGLNNRIREHLNFDPPTEKGYDTVEAIEAMHEKRAKVFTCLGGNFLMAASDTKYTAEALQNCDLTVQISTKLNRSHLVTGKTALLLPTFGRSEKDEKNGKLQFLTMESSTGKVRQSRGLLKPASKQIKSEPEIISLLAHTYFRGNHSMNWYTLGQDYNLIRALIDKTVKGFENTSEQSKGFGYYLPNNVRKRDFRMLPNGMAQLSITTLPDHQLQSNELLLMTIRSHDQFNTTIYGLNDRYRGIYNERRVVFMNEADMANRKLKKLDIVNLHSNYDGIQRTAEQFLVIPYEIPKGNMAAYFPETNLLVPYNHFADKSQTPISKSIKVTVEKVG, encoded by the coding sequence ATGGAAAACAAGATAAAGCGCAACATATCCCTAACCGGAAACATTAAATTTACCGGACTGCGCTTAAAAGAACCTATGCAGACCTCAGCAGGTCTTTTGGGAATAAAGGAAGCATTACGGCACAGTTTTAAGGAAATGGGCATAGCCCGTTCCATGCGAAGCTTGTTGGAAATGAACCAAGAAGACGGTTTTCGTTGCCCCAGTTGTGCTTGGCCCGTACCCGAACACCCCTCAAAAATTGCAGAGTACTGCGAAAATGGAGCCAAGGCTTTGGCTGATGAGGCCACTACAGAACATATTGGAGCGGATTTTTTTGCCACGCATTCGGTAGAAGAATTATCCCAATTGAGTGATTATGAACTGAACAAACTGGGAAGGGTCGTGGAGCCATTGGTCTTGAAGCCGAACAGCATCCACTACGAGTCCATTTCGTGGCAAGATGCTTTTGAATTGATCTCCGATGAACTTCACAAACTGAAAGACCCCAATGAAGCCATTTTTTACACCTCGGGCCGATCTAGCAACGAAGCGGCCTTTCTCTACGGTATGTTTGTTCGTGCCTTTGGCACCAACAATATGCCCGACTGCTCCAATATGTGCCATGAATCATCCGGGGTGGCCCTTTCCGAAACTTTGGGCATTGGAAAAGGTTCCGTTAAACTGGATGATCTGTACGGAGCGGAAGTGGTTCTGGTGGTCGGTCAAAATCCTGGCACCAATCACCCACGAATGTTATCTGCACTGGAAAAGTGCAAGAAGAACGGGGGCAAGGTCATCAGCATAAATCCATTGGCCGAAACGGGTATGGTCCGATTTAAGAACCCCCAAAGTGTTTCGGATATGTTGGGCAGCGGGCAAGCCATTGCCGATATTCATTTACCTGTGAAAATCAATGAGGATATTGCCTTGGCCAAACTGATCGTAAAAAAACTGGTTGCCCTCAATGCCAAAAATTCCAATATTCTTGATCATGAGTTTATTGTTGAATTTGTTGATGGTTATGACGATCTATTGAAGGATCTGGAACGCTACGACATGGAAAGTTTGCAACGAAGGACCGGCGTTTCCATGCGAAAAATTGACAAAACCGTTCAGTTGCTGGCCGAGAATTCCAAGATTGTAATCTGTTGGGCCATGGGCATTACCCAACATAAAAATGCGGTGGAATGCATTAAGGAATATGTAAATATCTTGTTGTTGAAGGGTGCTGTGGGCAAACCCTTTGCAGGAACCTGTCCTGTTCGTGGCCACAGCAATGTGCAAGGTGACCGAAGTGTGGGCATTATGCATTATGTGAACAAAGGCTTGAACAATAGAATTCGGGAACACCTCAATTTTGATCCCCCTACTGAAAAGGGATATGATACCGTTGAGGCCATTGAGGCCATGCACGAAAAAAGAGCAAAGGTTTTTACCTGCTTGGGCGGTAACTTTTTAATGGCTGCTTCGGATACAAAATATACTGCGGAGGCTCTTCAAAATTGTGATTTAACGGTTCAAATCAGTACTAAATTAAACCGAAGTCATTTAGTTACGGGCAAAACAGCGCTATTATTGCCCACTTTTGGACGTTCTGAAAAAGATGAGAAAAACGGAAAGCTCCAGTTTTTGACCATGGAAAGCAGTACGGGGAAAGTGCGTCAAAGTAGGGGGTTGCTGAAGCCTGCATCGAAACAAATTAAAAGTGAACCAGAAATCATTTCGCTATTGGCCCATACGTATTTTAGAGGCAATCATTCCATGAATTGGTATACCTTGGGACAGGATTACAACCTCATCCGAGCTTTAATCGACAAAACGGTAAAAGGGTTTGAAAACACCAGCGAACAATCCAAAGGATTTGGGTACTATTTGCCCAACAATGTCCGCAAGCGTGATTTTAGGATGCTTCCCAATGGCATGGCTCAATTATCGATTACCACTTTGCCGGACCACCAACTCCAATCCAATGAACTGCTATTGATGACAATCCGCTCCCATGACCAGTTCAACACCACCATTTATGGATTGAATGACCGCTATAGAGGTATTTACAACGAACGCAGGGTAGTGTTTATGAACGAAGCGGATATGGCAAATCGTAAATTGAAGAAATTGGATATTGTGAACTTGCACAGCAATTATGATGGGATTCAACGCACAGCCGAACAATTTTTGGTAATTCCGTATGAGATCCCCAAAGGGAACATGGCTGCCTATTTCCCGGAAACCAATTTGCTGGTCCCTTACAATCACTTTGCGGATAAGAGTCAGACCCCTATCAGCAAATCCATCAAAGTGACAGTGGAAAAAGTTGGCTAA
- the hutG gene encoding formimidoylglutamase codes for MKHYEPPKKNLWTGRISNKWLYLHEKVHCTPLDELPEAQKKSIALLGYACDEGVRRNQGRVGAVEGPDAIKSSFAKMPNHLGSNVLLHDVGSIACANSDMESAQEQLAESVTFLLQKKQFPIVLGGGHDMAYGHYNGIKTYLDAKKEGQTIGIINFDAHFDLRKNTEQSNSGTPFYQIAKDCEKEGIDFKYLCLGIRKDANDRNLFQMAKDLDVIYVMSETFQVTFLEEITTFINAFTKNVDHVYVTIDLDGFSSAFAPGVSAASPMGFTPHIVLECLKTIVNSGKLISMDIAEMNPKYDIDGQTAKLAASLVHHVAHSISGS; via the coding sequence ATGAAACACTATGAACCCCCGAAAAAGAATCTCTGGACCGGAAGGATTTCCAACAAGTGGTTGTATCTCCACGAAAAGGTACATTGCACACCCTTGGACGAACTTCCCGAAGCACAGAAAAAATCCATTGCCCTTTTGGGCTATGCCTGCGACGAAGGCGTACGCCGAAACCAAGGCCGTGTCGGTGCCGTGGAAGGTCCTGATGCGATCAAAAGCAGTTTTGCCAAAATGCCCAATCATTTGGGGAGCAATGTCCTTTTGCACGATGTGGGTTCGATTGCTTGTGCCAATAGCGATATGGAATCTGCACAAGAACAACTTGCGGAATCAGTCACATTCCTTTTACAGAAAAAACAGTTCCCTATCGTCTTGGGTGGCGGACATGATATGGCCTACGGCCACTACAACGGCATAAAAACCTATTTGGATGCCAAGAAAGAGGGACAGACCATCGGTATCATCAATTTTGATGCACATTTTGATTTGCGTAAGAACACGGAGCAGAGCAATTCGGGCACCCCATTTTACCAGATAGCCAAGGACTGTGAAAAAGAGGGCATCGATTTTAAATACCTCTGCCTCGGTATCCGAAAGGATGCCAATGACCGAAACCTCTTCCAAATGGCCAAGGACCTTGACGTAATTTATGTGATGTCCGAAACCTTTCAGGTCACTTTTTTGGAAGAAATCACCACTTTTATCAATGCGTTTACCAAAAATGTGGACCATGTGTATGTGACCATTGATTTGGACGGATTTTCATCGGCCTTTGCCCCTGGGGTAAGTGCTGCTTCTCCCATGGGTTTTACCCCCCATATTGTACTGGAATGTTTGAAGACCATCGTAAACTCGGGAAAACTCATCAGTATGGACATCGCAGAGATGAATCCCAAATACGACATTGATGGGCAAACGGCAAAACTGGCCGCTTCGCTGGTGCACCATGTGGCGCATAGCATTTCTGGAAGTTGA
- a CDS encoding urocanate hydratase, whose product MTEFQQQILQGIPEHLPPKKGYPKNGNPAPKRKDILSKEEKKLAVQNALRYFPEAWHQELAPEFAEELKTYGRIYMHRFKPDYEMYARPISEYPAKTHQAAAIMLMIQNNLDPAVAQHPEELITYGGNGAVFQNWAQYLLTLKYLAEMTDEQTLNMYSGHPMGLFPSSKEAPRVVVTNGMMIPNYSKPDDWERFNALGVTQYGQMTAGSYMYIGPQGIVHGTAITVMNAFRKVLDKDESPEGKIFLTAGLGGMSGAQPKAGNIAGGITICAEVNSEAAKKRHNQGWVDELLVDLDLLVVRTKEAVENKEVVSLAYIGNVVDVWERFYEEDIFIHLGSDQTSLHNPWAGGYYPVGLSFEESNILMVENPEAFKEKVQESLQRQINAINKHTAKGTYFFDYGNAFLLEVSRAGGDVMAENNIDFRYPSYVQDILGPMCFDYGFGPFRWVCTSGDPKDLQKTDAIALEVMKKIKSEAPEEIQQQMQDNIKWISEADQNKLVVGSQARILYADAEGRSKIAEAFNTAIAKGEISAPVVLGRDHHDVSGTDSPFRETSNIYDGSKFTADMAIQNVIGDSFRGATWVSIHNGGGVGWGEVINGGFGMVLDGSKEASNRLKKMLFFDVNNGISRRSWARNKGARFAIEREMERSPNLKVTLPYLVDSDILDDLF is encoded by the coding sequence ATGACTGAATTTCAGCAACAGATACTACAAGGAATCCCTGAGCACCTTCCTCCCAAAAAAGGTTACCCAAAAAATGGCAATCCAGCTCCAAAACGAAAGGATATCCTCTCCAAAGAAGAGAAAAAATTGGCCGTACAGAATGCACTGCGTTATTTTCCCGAGGCTTGGCACCAAGAACTCGCCCCGGAATTTGCAGAGGAGCTAAAAACCTATGGTCGTATCTACATGCATCGGTTTAAGCCCGATTATGAGATGTATGCACGACCCATTTCGGAATATCCTGCAAAAACACATCAAGCGGCGGCCATCATGCTCATGATCCAAAATAATTTGGACCCTGCCGTGGCACAACATCCCGAGGAACTCATTACCTACGGGGGCAATGGCGCAGTATTTCAAAATTGGGCGCAGTACCTGCTCACCCTAAAATATTTGGCGGAAATGACCGATGAGCAGACCTTGAACATGTATTCAGGTCACCCAATGGGACTGTTTCCATCCTCCAAAGAAGCACCAAGAGTTGTCGTCACCAACGGCATGATGATTCCCAACTATTCCAAACCTGATGATTGGGAACGCTTCAATGCGCTTGGTGTGACACAATACGGACAAATGACGGCAGGTTCCTACATGTACATTGGTCCGCAGGGAATTGTTCATGGAACTGCCATTACAGTAATGAATGCTTTCAGAAAAGTTTTGGACAAAGACGAATCCCCGGAAGGCAAGATTTTTTTAACTGCTGGATTGGGAGGCATGAGCGGTGCCCAACCCAAGGCCGGAAATATCGCAGGGGGCATTACTATCTGTGCAGAAGTCAACTCCGAAGCGGCCAAAAAACGCCACAACCAAGGTTGGGTGGATGAACTTTTGGTGGATTTGGACCTACTGGTCGTTCGCACCAAAGAGGCTGTTGAAAACAAAGAAGTAGTTTCCTTGGCGTACATCGGCAATGTGGTGGATGTTTGGGAACGCTTTTACGAAGAGGATATTTTTATTCATTTGGGATCCGACCAAACCTCGTTACACAATCCTTGGGCAGGAGGTTATTATCCCGTTGGACTTTCCTTTGAAGAATCCAATATCTTGATGGTGGAAAATCCCGAAGCCTTTAAAGAAAAAGTACAGGAATCACTCCAAAGACAAATCAACGCCATCAACAAGCACACCGCAAAGGGCACCTATTTTTTTGATTATGGCAATGCCTTTTTGTTGGAAGTCTCCCGTGCGGGTGGCGATGTGATGGCCGAAAATAATATCGATTTCAGGTATCCGTCCTATGTGCAGGATATTTTGGGACCTATGTGTTTTGATTATGGTTTTGGCCCATTTAGATGGGTCTGTACTTCAGGCGACCCAAAAGACCTTCAAAAAACAGATGCCATTGCCCTTGAGGTGATGAAAAAGATAAAATCCGAAGCTCCGGAAGAAATCCAACAACAGATGCAGGACAATATCAAATGGATTTCGGAAGCGGACCAGAACAAATTGGTAGTAGGTTCCCAAGCTCGAATCCTTTATGCCGATGCCGAGGGCCGTAGCAAAATTGCCGAAGCTTTCAACACGGCCATTGCCAAGGGAGAAATCAGTGCTCCCGTAGTGTTGGGGCGTGATCATCATGATGTAAGTGGAACAGATTCTCCTTTTCGAGAAACCAGCAACATTTACGATGGCAGTAAGTTCACCGCCGATATGGCTATTCAAAATGTGATTGGTGATAGTTTTAGAGGAGCCACTTGGGTTTCCATCCACAATGGTGGAGGCGTTGGCTGGGGAGAAGTAATCAACGGAGGGTTTGGTATGGTGCTCGATGGTTCAAAAGAAGCCTCTAATCGATTGAAGAAAATGCTATTTTTTGATGTGAACAACGGCATTTCCCGAAGAAGCTGGGCACGAAACAAAGGAGCCCGCTTTGCCATTGAACGAGAAATGGAACGCTCCCCCAATTTAAAGGTAACTTTGCCTTATCTTGTAGATTCAGATATTTTAGACGATCTTTTTTAA
- a CDS encoding DNA polymerase III subunit alpha has translation MYLNCHSYYSLRFGTFSEVELLQLAQQNHVTQLVLTDINNTSACLNFVRKAPEFGVRPILGIDFRNGVSPCFIGIAQNNEGYMELNKFLSHHLHHQLKIPQRAPAFKNAMVIYPFEQVLLHDLDNFSEQEFVGVSIKDLRRLPFSILINLKHKLVVQQPVTFRNKQDFNAHRLLRAIDNNVLLSRLSKEEEANEDEKMYPIQNLAAAFSEFSFILENTEKLLSSCSIHFDFSKGRKPQNLKTYLGSVEEDERLLEKLCTEGLPYRYKEMDDSIKTRLEKELQLIKKMGFVSYFLINWDIVSEARRRGFYYVGRGSGANSIVAYLLRITDVDPMELDLYFERFINLYRANPPDFDIDFSWKDRPAMTEYIFERFEHVALLGTYVTFKERGVIRELGKVFGLPPHEIDFLSEGRYNYDELDSISKLVLKYGALLRGKPNYLSIHAGGILISEKPLHWFSATHLPPKGFATTQYDMVIAEDVGLYKFDILGQRGLGKIKEALEIVAYNQPEKYKEIDIHDIQGFKADSTINNLIKTAQCMGCFYVESPAMRMLLKKLEVDNYLGLVAASSIIRPGVAKSGMMREYILRHRHQGRAEEKAHPVMLDIMPDTYGVMVYQEDVIKVAHHFADLDLGEADVLRRGMSGKFRSREEFQKVKDKFISNCRKKGYSDTLIFEVWNQVASFAGYAFAKGHSASYAVESYQSLFLRAYYPLEYSVAVLNNGGGFYRSEFYIHDARMMGATIHPPCINNSVAVNRIYGSHIYLGMMYLRDLESRVMERIIKERYKNGAFTSLEDFLDRVFISMEQLAILIRIDAFRFTEINKHELLWKAHLMLSKNDRLEHPKLFPPRHHGFQIPKLHTTALEAAFDQLELLGFCLRSPFDLLAEPPKNSNGQKDLHRYLNKHIDIYGYLVTVKNTSTHNGKRMHFATLVDQHGEVFDTVLFPPVAAKYFFRGKGIYRFYGKVVEEFGFLSIEVIKMQKESYIPDPRYADMKTSKKLFGSNK, from the coding sequence TTGTATCTAAACTGCCATTCATATTACAGTCTACGGTTCGGGACCTTCTCGGAGGTAGAGCTATTGCAATTGGCCCAGCAAAACCATGTGACCCAGTTGGTGCTCACCGACATCAACAACACGTCCGCATGCTTAAATTTTGTTCGAAAAGCACCAGAATTTGGGGTCAGACCTATCTTGGGCATCGATTTTAGGAATGGTGTCAGTCCTTGCTTTATTGGGATTGCCCAAAACAATGAGGGGTATATGGAACTCAACAAATTTCTATCACACCACCTCCATCACCAATTGAAAATTCCACAGAGGGCTCCTGCTTTTAAAAATGCCATGGTCATCTATCCTTTTGAGCAAGTTCTGCTGCATGATTTGGACAATTTTTCGGAGCAGGAGTTTGTTGGGGTTTCCATCAAAGATCTTCGCAGATTGCCTTTTTCCATATTGATCAACCTAAAGCACAAATTGGTGGTGCAACAGCCTGTTACCTTTCGGAACAAGCAAGATTTTAATGCCCATAGATTACTCCGGGCCATAGACAACAATGTTTTGTTGAGCAGGCTCTCCAAAGAGGAAGAAGCCAATGAGGATGAAAAGATGTATCCCATCCAAAATTTGGCGGCGGCCTTCTCCGAATTTTCCTTTATTCTGGAGAATACTGAAAAATTGCTCAGCAGTTGTAGCATCCATTTCGATTTTTCCAAGGGAAGAAAACCCCAAAACCTTAAAACCTATTTGGGAAGTGTGGAAGAAGATGAACGGCTCTTGGAGAAACTCTGCACCGAAGGCCTTCCGTATCGCTATAAAGAAATGGATGATTCCATTAAAACCCGCTTGGAAAAAGAATTACAGCTCATCAAAAAAATGGGTTTTGTCTCCTATTTTTTAATCAACTGGGACATTGTTTCCGAAGCACGCCGAAGAGGATTCTATTATGTGGGCCGTGGCAGCGGCGCCAACAGCATTGTGGCCTATTTGCTTCGCATTACCGATGTGGACCCCATGGAGCTCGACCTCTATTTTGAACGTTTCATCAACCTCTACCGGGCCAATCCGCCTGATTTTGACATCGATTTTTCATGGAAGGACCGCCCCGCCATGACCGAATATATTTTTGAACGCTTTGAACACGTAGCCCTGCTCGGAACCTATGTTACTTTTAAGGAACGGGGTGTTATTCGGGAGTTGGGTAAAGTCTTTGGCCTCCCTCCCCATGAGATTGATTTTCTTTCAGAAGGCAGATACAATTATGATGAACTGGACAGCATTTCCAAATTGGTCCTTAAGTACGGAGCGCTCTTAAGGGGCAAACCCAACTATTTGAGCATTCATGCGGGGGGAATCCTCATCAGTGAAAAGCCATTGCATTGGTTTTCGGCCACCCATCTGCCCCCAAAAGGATTTGCCACCACCCAATACGATATGGTCATCGCCGAAGATGTCGGCCTGTACAAATTTGACATTTTGGGTCAGCGTGGATTGGGGAAAATAAAAGAAGCCTTGGAGATTGTCGCTTATAATCAACCCGAAAAATATAAGGAAATTGACATCCATGACATCCAAGGGTTTAAGGCGGATAGCACCATCAACAACCTCATTAAAACTGCCCAATGCATGGGTTGTTTTTATGTGGAATCGCCTGCCATGCGCATGTTACTCAAAAAACTGGAAGTGGACAATTACCTGGGGTTGGTGGCAGCAAGCTCTATTATTCGGCCCGGAGTGGCCAAAAGTGGCATGATGCGGGAATACATCCTTCGTCACCGACACCAGGGAAGGGCCGAGGAAAAAGCCCATCCCGTGATGTTGGACATTATGCCGGACACCTATGGCGTTATGGTTTATCAGGAAGATGTCATTAAAGTGGCCCATCATTTTGCGGATTTGGACTTGGGTGAGGCCGATGTCCTCCGCAGGGGAATGAGCGGTAAATTCCGCTCGCGGGAAGAATTCCAAAAAGTGAAGGACAAATTCATCTCGAACTGTCGAAAAAAGGGCTATTCGGATACGCTCATTTTTGAGGTGTGGAACCAAGTGGCCAGTTTTGCAGGCTATGCCTTTGCCAAGGGGCACTCTGCCTCGTACGCTGTGGAGAGTTACCAAAGCCTGTTCCTGAGAGCCTACTATCCTTTGGAGTATTCTGTGGCCGTACTCAACAATGGTGGAGGGTTTTATCGCTCTGAGTTTTACATTCACGACGCCCGCATGATGGGTGCCACCATACACCCGCCTTGCATCAATAACAGTGTGGCGGTCAACCGAATTTATGGGAGTCACATTTATTTGGGAATGATGTATCTCCGTGATTTGGAGAGCCGGGTCATGGAGCGCATTATTAAAGAACGATACAAAAATGGAGCGTTTACCTCCTTGGAAGATTTTCTGGACCGTGTCTTTATTTCGATGGAACAACTGGCTATCCTTATTCGAATTGATGCCTTCCGTTTTACGGAAATCAATAAACATGAACTGCTCTGGAAAGCCCACTTGATGTTGTCCAAAAATGACCGATTGGAGCACCCGAAGCTTTTTCCGCCCCGTCACCATGGGTTTCAAATTCCAAAATTGCACACCACCGCTCTCGAAGCAGCCTTTGACCAGCTGGAACTCTTGGGTTTTTGCTTGCGCAGTCCTTTTGACCTATTGGCAGAACCCCCAAAAAACAGCAACGGACAGAAAGACTTGCATCGCTACCTCAATAAGCATATCGACATTTATGGCTATCTGGTCACGGTAAAGAATACGTCCACGCACAACGGTAAACGCATGCACTTTGCCACTTTGGTGGATCAACATGGCGAAGTGTTCGACACAGTGCTTTTCCCTCCCGTTGCCGCCAAGTATTTTTTTAGGGGCAAGGGCATCTACCGATTCTATGGCAAGGTGGTGGAAGAGTTTGGTTTTCTGAGCATTGAAGTCATCAAAATGCAAAAAGAAAGCTATATCCCCGACCCCAGATATGCCGATATGAAGACCAGCAAAAAACTATTTGGTTCGAACAAGTGA